Genomic DNA from Manihot esculenta cultivar AM560-2 chromosome 15, M.esculenta_v8, whole genome shotgun sequence:
TCAGCTGCATCTTTCTTCTCATTACCAGTCTTGAACTCTGCTAGATACCTGTAATAATCACCTTTCCTGCGCCAAATTCGAAACCCACCCGTAAAACTCcaaatttactattaaaatcACAGCATcaacaaaaacaaataaaaacaaGAACACCCCTCACATCTTGTAGTAAAACACACTAGATTCCCCAGCAATAGAAGACGGTATGAGATGCTCATCGATAAGAATCATAATATCACGGCAAATGGCGGACAACTCCGCCTCCACCTTGTGCCTGTACTCCTTAATCCTCTTCACATTTACTTCATTCCCTCTCGATTCCTCCTTCTGTTCGATCGACGATAAGATCCTCCAAGACGCCCTCCGTGCGCCGACCACATTCTTGTAACCAACGGACAGCAAGTTCCTCTCTTCTACAGTCAATTCAACATCAAGCTTCGCGACTTTCTTCATCGCCTCCACCATTTCTGCATTACAACACAATCGAAAATCACTCAACAACTAAATCCAAAATAATTAATCCCAAAATCATTCTACAGCTAAATCCAGGAAAATTAACACCACTTCCAACATAAATTCAGCAAAAAATTGCAAAATTAACACAAAAGCCACAGATCTAGAGAGAAAGAGACCATCGTAGCGCTCGGCTTGCTCGGCGAGCTTGGTAACGTAGACGAAAGACTCGCGATCTTTAGAAGAAGAATCCATGGTTGATCTGTTCTTCGTCTGCAAGAGCGAGTATTGTTCCAGGTgaaatgtaaaagaaaagagtAGAAAAAAGTCTCTGTGATAATGATGAGAATGAGACTGGCTCACGCTCCAGTCAATGAGTGCCACGTGGTTTCTGATTCAGCGTGTCGGGCATTCACTCAGATTTTGTGTTCCGCTGTCTGCTCCGTTGACTCTGCCGTCGAGTGAAGGTAAAGCCGTTTATACTTTCAAGAGGTACTTCGTCTAAAACGACATAAAAtcaaaatctaattaaattttatgaaaacttTATAGTCTTCTtcaaaaaaatctatttttgataataagtcaaaattttatataatacaatatttttattttttttgttataaatttataaaaaaaattatatatatttttgtacaTAATCCTTTCATGAAACTgacattttcaaaaaaatataaacaacattagcatttcaaaaatataaaaataaaataatgaaatactTTTGTAAATAagaggaaaaaaatattattttcaattaataaataataatattaattttttgcttcattaagttgaaaaattaatttaacatattttttcaTGATTgcatacaaaaataaatattactttgtTATGGATAGAAATTAAACCTAATAAAGtaaatttgttttttaaatagataataTACATATTCTAAAGCTATTATCTATTAAAAATagttagattaaaaaaataactgtattttgtaaaaaataatacaagaaaattttattttaaatttataatatcatattttattattcaaagaaCTCATTCGTTAATGAGATTAGGATAGTCCAAAAGTCCCCACACACTCCAATATATGAAAGCACAGCAACtattctcattctgcattacaTCCTCTTGCAGAGTTTTCGTTACAAGGTATGTTCTGTCCATAACCAtaaccctaaccctaacccatcttctttttttttacatGTATATTATTGTTACTACTATTATTTTCAGAATTGATGATTT
This window encodes:
- the LOC110602281 gene encoding 14-3-3-like protein D isoform X1 — protein: MDSSSKDRESFVYVTKLAEQAERYDEMVEAMKKVAKLDVELTVEERNLLSVGYKNVVGARRASWRILSSIEQKEESRGNEVNVKRIKEYRHKVEAELSAICRDIMILIDEHLIPSSIAGESSVFYYKMKGDYYRYLAEFKTGNEKKDAADQSLKAYQTASTTAESDLPPTHPIRLGLALNFSVFYYEIMNSPERACHLAKQAFDEAISELDTLSEESYKDSTLIMQLLRDNLTLWTSDIPEDGEDQKMEISGKVGGEDAE
- the LOC110602281 gene encoding 14-3-3-like protein D isoform X2, whose protein sequence is MDSSSKDRESFVYVTKLAEQAERYDEMVEAMKKVAKLDVELTVEERNLLSVGYKNVVGARRASWRILSSIEQKEESRGNEVNVKRIKEYRHKVEAELSAICRDIMILIDEHLIPSSIAGESSVFYYKMKGDYYRYLAEFKTGNEKKDAADQSLKAYQTASTTAESDLPPTHPIRLGLALNFSVFYYEIMNSPERACHLAKQAFDEAISELDTLSEESYKDSTLIMQLLRDNLTLWTSDIPEDGDQKMEISGKVGGEDAE